A stretch of the Fusobacterium varium genome encodes the following:
- a CDS encoding 2-dehydropantoate 2-reductase, which produces MKIAILGCGAMGTVMGAYMTKNGLDVEMIDNYKEHVDMLNKNGAHIIGSVDMLIPVKAITPEEMKGIYDIVFLFTKQTANDVVLKNLLPHLNEKSTVCTLQNGVPEHFVAGYVGEKRTVGGTVLWGATFVEPGVSELTQDITKNDHLFEIGEIDGTIGERINKTAQVLGYMGKAKITDSLMASRWGKLINNACMSGMSAACGATFGEILKNEKSRACLSYLAREVKKCCEAEGYELPILLNEQEPYSCDIKDQEMFNINQKMFLEMYKDMHTAKASMLQDLEKGKKTEVLMINGYVSSTGDKHNINTPFNDTVVEIVSKIEDKILPLSMDNLKYFNDDLFNYEYYKEEK; this is translated from the coding sequence TGACAAAGAATGGTTTAGATGTAGAGATGATTGACAACTACAAAGAACATGTGGATATGCTGAATAAAAATGGTGCTCATATTATTGGAAGTGTTGATATGCTGATACCTGTGAAAGCAATCACTCCAGAGGAGATGAAAGGAATATATGATATAGTCTTTCTTTTTACAAAGCAAACAGCAAATGATGTGGTTTTAAAAAATCTTCTTCCTCATTTAAATGAGAAAAGTACAGTATGTACATTACAGAATGGAGTCCCAGAACATTTTGTAGCAGGGTATGTAGGAGAAAAAAGAACAGTAGGGGGAACCGTTCTGTGGGGAGCAACTTTTGTAGAGCCAGGAGTATCAGAGCTGACACAAGATATAACAAAAAATGATCATCTTTTTGAAATAGGGGAGATAGATGGTACTATAGGAGAAAGAATAAATAAGACAGCACAGGTATTGGGATATATGGGAAAGGCAAAAATTACTGACAGCTTAATGGCATCAAGATGGGGAAAACTAATAAACAATGCTTGTATGAGTGGAATGTCTGCTGCATGCGGAGCAACATTTGGTGAGATTTTGAAAAATGAAAAATCAAGGGCCTGTCTGAGTTATCTAGCAAGAGAAGTAAAAAAATGCTGTGAAGCAGAGGGGTATGAACTTCCAATTCTTTTAAATGAACAGGAACCTTATTCATGCGACATAAAAGATCAAGAAATGTTTAATATTAATCAAAAAATGTTTTTAGAAATGTATAAGGATATGCACACAGCTAAAGCTAGTATGCTGCAGGACCTAGAAAAAGGAAAGAAAACAGAGGTTCTTATGATAAATGGGTATGTAAGTTCAACAGGAGATAAACACAATATTAATACACCATTCAATGATACTGTTGTTGAGATAGTTAGTAAAATAGAAGATAAAATTCTTCCTCTTTCAATGGATAATTTAAAATATTTTAATGATGACCTATTCAACTATGAATATTACAAAGAAGAAAAATAG
- a CDS encoding citrate transporter: MDILSVIGLILAVVVLVIGAYKGLGALPLTLLASLVVILSSKIPIWTGFSQYYMNGYTSAYFSYFLLFCSSALYAKLMDISGCATSIGYQFIDWFGKKRVLLVSTLIISVLTYGGVSLFVVVYAVAPIMFLLFKEANLPRHLTMACLITGSATYTMTSLPGTTALTNVIPTQYLGTTLTAAPVFGILATIAMFTMAILYMGYAERLARKRGEVWSYPENADPLLYEIKDRSQLPSVTISFTPLVSLVLIIIIGSRFVANSTMLAVLGMLTGALLTYVLNIQRFKDKNMKNIFTTGLEGGITSIGGLAGVVGFGTVVSNSIAFKHIVSWVLGLQLNPYVQAIVATMVVCAVTGSSSGGLKIMYDSLGKTFLSSTANLPVLHRLSSISASALDTLPHSPGLFLMFAVLGLNHKTAYKHVFVCSIVIPSIVTIVSTVIIVIFL, encoded by the coding sequence ATGGATATATTATCTGTAATAGGTTTGATATTAGCAGTTGTAGTTTTAGTCATAGGAGCTTACAAAGGACTTGGAGCTCTTCCTTTGACACTTCTTGCTTCACTGGTTGTTATATTGTCAAGTAAAATTCCTATCTGGACTGGATTTTCTCAGTACTATATGAATGGATATACAAGTGCATATTTCAGTTATTTTTTACTATTCTGTAGTTCAGCACTATATGCAAAGCTGATGGATATTTCAGGATGTGCAACTTCTATCGGATATCAATTTATCGACTGGTTTGGAAAGAAAAGAGTGCTTTTAGTTTCAACTTTGATTATAAGTGTATTGACATATGGTGGTGTAAGCCTGTTTGTTGTTGTTTATGCAGTTGCACCTATTATGTTCTTATTATTTAAAGAGGCTAATCTTCCAAGGCATTTGACAATGGCATGCCTAATAACAGGATCAGCAACTTATACAATGACTTCTCTTCCAGGAACTACAGCTTTAACAAATGTTATCCCAACTCAATATTTGGGAACAACACTGACTGCTGCTCCTGTATTTGGGATTCTTGCTACTATAGCAATGTTTACAATGGCAATACTGTATATGGGATATGCAGAAAGACTGGCTAGAAAAAGAGGAGAAGTATGGAGTTATCCTGAAAATGCCGACCCTCTGCTTTATGAAATAAAAGACAGAAGCCAGCTTCCTTCAGTAACAATATCTTTTACACCACTTGTATCTCTTGTACTTATAATTATTATAGGAAGCAGATTTGTAGCAAACTCAACTATGCTGGCAGTACTAGGAATGCTCACAGGAGCATTACTTACATATGTTCTAAATATTCAGAGATTTAAAGATAAAAATATGAAAAATATTTTTACAACAGGTCTTGAAGGTGGAATAACAAGTATAGGTGGACTGGCAGGAGTTGTGGGGTTTGGAACAGTGGTTTCTAATTCAATAGCTTTTAAACATATAGTAAGCTGGGTACTGGGGCTGCAGTTAAATCCTTATGTTCAGGCAATTGTAGCTACAATGGTAGTATGTGCAGTTACAGGTTCTTCATCTGGTGGCTTGAAAATCATGTACGATTCATTAGGAAAAACTTTCCTATCATCAACTGCAAATCTTCCAGTTCTCCATAGGCTGTCATCAATTTCAGCTTCAGCATTAGATACACTTCCTCACTCACCAGGATTGTTTCTGATGTTTGCAGTATTGGGACTGAATCATAAAACTGCCTATAAGCATGTATTCGTATGCAGTATTGTGATTCCATCTATTGTAACAATAGTTTCTACAGTGATAATAGTAATATTCTTATAA
- a CDS encoding enoyl-CoA hydratase, with product MEFESLKIGMKESITKTITETDIILYSGISLDCNPVHLNKIYAENSRFKKRIAHGMLTAGLISAVLGTKLPGEGTIYLEQNLKFKQPVYLEDTITATCEIIDIIEEQRKIILSTTCINQDGKIILTGEAKVMK from the coding sequence ATGGAATTTGAAAGTTTAAAAATTGGAATGAAGGAAAGTATCACTAAAACAATTACAGAAACAGATATCATTTTGTATTCTGGTATTAGTCTGGATTGCAACCCTGTGCATTTGAATAAAATATATGCTGAAAATTCAAGATTTAAAAAAAGAATAGCACATGGTATGCTTACAGCAGGATTGATATCTGCTGTGTTGGGAACAAAACTTCCAGGGGAGGGAACAATTTATCTGGAGCAGAATCTGAAATTTAAACAGCCAGTCTATTTAGAGGATACAATTACTGCTACTTGTGAAATTATTGATATTATAGAGGAGCAAAGAAAAATAATTCTTTCAACAACTTGTATTAATCAAGATGGAAAAATCATTTTAACAGGTGAAGCAAAAGTCATGAAATAA
- a CDS encoding putative efflux pump protein: MTHQEKEFRDGNILSLLIRFSIPATFAILIGIIYNVTDRYYIGQAVGRNGISALAVTFPILLVLSATGVLFSIGGCALAGIKMGEEKIEDARKVLGTCFFALITIGAVYTIFGMLFLEEIVYFMGATENSFTYAVEYNKYLFPVTIFQLIYITYCSFVRLEGRPMESMIINLASAIVNIVLDYILIMRYGMGMKGAAIATAIANVVPGIILIYHFLKSDILTLKLKYIRYNHELMKKVFYIGNSGFLNQFLNGAYVYVLNIQLSKYGGDVALAGMGILSLLRTCINTGYMGLNQGRQPLLSYNWGAKNYERVKKIFYSSITLTAIISLFLLFVVIINASTVVNFFVKNDLELTDYTIRGTYIHLGLMISTAIYLSCTNYFQAVGKGMITTRFIILRLAVLSIPLTYILPIFWGADGVLMSFPVADTICCIGAAYVMWKEIKLLTRRTEKQKRYS; the protein is encoded by the coding sequence ATGACACATCAGGAAAAAGAATTCAGAGATGGAAATATATTATCTCTGCTCATTCGTTTTTCTATACCTGCAACTTTTGCTATACTTATAGGAATAATATACAATGTGACAGACAGATATTATATAGGTCAAGCTGTAGGAAGAAATGGAATTTCTGCTCTTGCTGTTACTTTTCCTATATTACTCGTCCTGAGTGCCACAGGAGTTCTCTTTAGTATAGGTGGATGTGCCCTTGCTGGTATAAAAATGGGAGAAGAGAAGATTGAAGACGCAAGAAAAGTTCTTGGTACATGCTTCTTTGCATTAATTACTATTGGAGCAGTATATACTATATTTGGCATGCTTTTTCTTGAAGAAATAGTTTATTTTATGGGAGCTACAGAGAACAGTTTTACCTATGCTGTTGAATATAATAAATATTTATTTCCTGTTACAATCTTTCAGCTTATTTATATAACTTATTGTTCTTTCGTCAGACTGGAGGGAAGACCAATGGAATCTATGATTATTAATCTTGCCAGTGCCATAGTCAATATAGTTTTGGACTACATACTTATTATGAGATATGGTATGGGAATGAAAGGAGCTGCCATAGCTACTGCTATTGCCAATGTTGTTCCTGGAATTATCCTCATATATCATTTTCTGAAAAGTGACATACTTACTTTAAAGCTAAAATATATAAGATATAATCATGAACTAATGAAAAAAGTTTTTTATATAGGCAACTCTGGTTTTCTTAATCAGTTTCTTAATGGAGCTTATGTCTATGTGCTGAATATACAGCTTTCAAAATATGGTGGAGATGTAGCACTTGCTGGTATGGGTATTCTTTCATTATTAAGAACCTGTATAAATACTGGTTATATGGGATTAAATCAAGGGCGGCAGCCTCTTTTATCTTACAATTGGGGAGCTAAAAACTATGAAAGAGTAAAAAAAATATTTTATTCTTCAATAACATTAACTGCAATAATTTCACTTTTTCTTTTATTTGTAGTAATAATTAATGCAAGTACAGTTGTTAATTTCTTTGTAAAAAATGATCTTGAACTTACAGACTATACTATAAGAGGTACATATATACATCTTGGACTTATGATAAGTACTGCAATCTACCTTTCATGTACAAATTATTTTCAGGCTGTAGGAAAAGGTATGATAACTACCAGATTCATCATATTAAGGCTAGCTGTTCTGTCCATTCCACTTACTTATATTCTCCCTATTTTCTGGGGAGCAGATGGAGTATTGATGAGTTTTCCTGTTGCAGATACTATCTGCTGCATAGGTGCAGCTTATGTCATGTGGAAAGAAATAAAGCTGCTTACTAGGAGAACTGAAAAGCAAAAACGGTATAGTTAA
- a CDS encoding branched-chain amino acid transporter yields the protein MRAGFLYSVSIIAAVGITSYFLRAFPFLVLNKKNKAVEKYMMYLGKVLPPAVIGILIIFCLKDTSILKSPHGIPEILAVTVVVLLHVWRRNSLISILGGTIFYMYLVQKIF from the coding sequence ATGAGGGCAGGATTTTTATATTCAGTTTCTATAATAGCCGCAGTGGGTATTACTTCATATTTTTTAAGAGCTTTTCCTTTTCTTGTATTGAATAAAAAAAATAAAGCAGTAGAAAAATATATGATGTATTTGGGAAAAGTTCTGCCTCCAGCAGTGATTGGAATACTTATTATATTTTGTCTGAAAGATACCAGTATACTTAAATCACCTCATGGGATTCCTGAAATACTTGCAGTAACAGTAGTTGTACTTCTTCATGTTTGGAGGAGAAATAGTTTAATAAGTATTTTAGGAGGAACTATATTTTATATGTACCTTGTTCAAAAAATATTTTAA
- a CDS encoding inner membrane protein, with translation MKKALKAAFKATMPVFFGYIFVGMAFGLLCQRNGYNFIWALFIGMGVYSGSMQFVLLNLLTGGAGIAEAVITTLIVNARYALYGISFTDLFKKMKKVRPYMIHTLTDEVYAIMCSVKTPLGVNRKQLFLAIAGLSHFYWILGGVLGAVLGSAVHFNSKGIDFAMTALFIVIFVDQFLTFPTRTPSILGVLSGLVCLIFLGSKNMLIPSIAIIIIFLIVFKSRLEKKIEAAKKRGVK, from the coding sequence ATGAAAAAAGCATTAAAAGCGGCATTTAAAGCAACTATGCCGGTTTTTTTCGGGTACATTTTTGTAGGAATGGCATTTGGATTGTTGTGTCAAAGAAATGGATATAATTTTATCTGGGCATTATTTATAGGAATGGGAGTTTATTCAGGTTCTATGCAGTTTGTGCTTTTAAATCTTTTAACAGGAGGAGCAGGAATAGCAGAAGCAGTTATTACCACTTTAATAGTAAATGCAAGATATGCTCTTTATGGAATATCCTTTACTGACTTATTTAAAAAAATGAAAAAAGTAAGACCATATATGATACATACACTTACAGATGAAGTATATGCTATTATGTGCTCAGTCAAAACTCCATTAGGAGTAAACAGAAAGCAGCTTTTTCTGGCAATAGCAGGACTGAGCCATTTTTATTGGATATTAGGTGGAGTATTGGGAGCAGTGCTTGGATCAGCTGTACATTTTAACAGTAAGGGAATAGATTTTGCAATGACAGCTTTATTTATAGTTATATTTGTAGATCAATTTCTTACTTTTCCAACAAGAACACCAAGTATATTAGGGGTATTGAGCGGACTTGTATGTTTAATTTTCTTAGGGTCAAAAAATATGCTGATTCCATCTATAGCTATTATAATAATTTTTTTGATTGTATTTAAATCAAGATTAGAAAAAAAAATAGAAGCAGCAAAGAAAAGAGGAGTGAAATAA
- a CDS encoding putative haloacid dehalogenase: MKYKAIVCDLDGTLLNSEHTISRYTRDVIKDVTSLGVKFFIATGRHHMDALKFKEMLGLNSYLISSNGARIHNENNDIIFKGDIPKELSNEIFDLDINEDIHKSIYKDDFWFSERPLDEAHEYHKESGFTYNVKKFSELKNSEVIKFFYINENEKLIRKLENEINEKFGDRINLTLSLPICLEIMNKGVSKGSAIKDILLPKFGINTEEVISFGDGLNDYEMLEVVGEGLLMGNCNPRLKELLPKNKVIGRNDEDGVAEYLKKIFL; encoded by the coding sequence ATGAAATATAAGGCAATTGTATGTGACCTAGATGGAACATTACTGAATTCTGAGCATACAATCTCTAGATACACAAGAGATGTAATAAAAGATGTAACCAGCCTTGGAGTAAAGTTCTTTATTGCAACTGGAAGACATCATATGGATGCCTTAAAATTCAAAGAAATGCTAGGATTGAATTCTTATCTTATCAGTTCAAATGGAGCGAGAATACACAATGAAAATAATGATATTATATTCAAAGGGGATATACCTAAGGAATTAAGTAATGAAATATTTGATCTTGATATAAATGAGGATATTCATAAAAGTATCTATAAGGATGACTTTTGGTTTTCTGAAAGACCTTTAGATGAAGCTCATGAGTATCATAAAGAATCAGGATTTACTTATAATGTAAAGAAATTTTCAGAATTAAAAAATAGTGAAGTAATAAAGTTTTTTTATATCAATGAAAATGAAAAACTTATAAGAAAACTTGAAAATGAAATAAATGAAAAATTTGGGGATAGAATAAATCTTACTCTTTCTCTTCCGATATGTCTGGAAATAATGAACAAGGGAGTTTCTAAGGGAAGTGCAATAAAAGATATACTTCTCCCAAAATTTGGAATAAATACTGAAGAAGTAATATCCTTTGGTGATGGGTTAAATGATTATGAGATGCTTGAGGTAGTGGGTGAAGGGCTTCTTATGGGAAATTGTAATCCAAGATTAAAAGAACTTCTTCCTAAGAATAAAGTAATTGGCAGAAATGATGAAGATGGAGTGGCTGAATATCTAAAAAAAATTTTTTTATAA
- a CDS encoding C4-dicarboxylate ABC transporter, giving the protein MKKVIHKFRDMPVALTGLALGISGISGALGTFLGDIPIYIGDLISFFLITIIFIKDCLHFDQLKNELKHPTLGSFIPTMDMTLMALAGFIANYYLTLGRILWLAAIGVHIIFCFIFFYHRARNFDLNHVIPSWFIPPVGIVVACVSGASMNFPNLTHIIFYIGFILYLIMLPIMMYRIIFIEPIDDGRLPTFAIMAAPPSLCLAGYLTAFSNPSEIIIYILLPLAIFMTVLVYVSFFRILRITFNPSYASFTFPLAIGATAVLKYSNYLYALNSKNYTLWYNIGLFLSLTAAVIITVIFLKMIHYVRKFIIYAA; this is encoded by the coding sequence ATGAAAAAAGTAATTCACAAATTTAGAGATATGCCTGTGGCTCTCACTGGACTCGCACTTGGTATATCAGGTATATCAGGAGCTCTTGGTACATTTTTAGGAGATATTCCAATTTATATAGGAGATCTTATATCATTTTTTCTGATAACAATAATTTTTATTAAAGACTGTCTTCATTTTGACCAATTGAAAAATGAATTAAAACATCCTACATTAGGAAGTTTTATTCCTACCATGGATATGACCCTAATGGCATTAGCAGGATTTATTGCAAATTATTACTTAACTCTTGGAAGAATTTTATGGTTAGCAGCAATAGGAGTTCATATTATATTCTGCTTTATCTTTTTTTACCACAGAGCAAGAAATTTTGACTTAAATCATGTTATACCCAGCTGGTTTATTCCGCCAGTTGGAATAGTAGTGGCTTGTGTATCTGGAGCCAGTATGAATTTTCCTAATCTTACTCATATTATATTTTATATAGGATTTATTTTATATCTAATTATGCTTCCTATTATGATGTACAGAATAATTTTTATTGAACCTATAGACGATGGAAGACTTCCAACTTTTGCAATAATGGCAGCTCCGCCTAGTTTATGTCTTGCTGGATATCTAACCGCATTCAGTAATCCTTCTGAAATTATAATATATATACTTCTCCCACTTGCCATATTTATGACAGTTCTTGTATATGTATCTTTTTTCAGAATATTAAGGATTACTTTCAATCCAAGTTATGCTTCATTTACATTTCCTTTAGCAATAGGAGCAACTGCTGTATTAAAATATTCAAATTATCTTTATGCTTTAAACAGTAAAAATTATACTCTGTGGTATAATATTGGATTATTTTTATCTTTAACTGCTGCTGTCATAATTACTGTTATATTTCTTAAAATGATTCACTATGTCAGAAAATTTATAATATATGCTGCATAA